A genomic stretch from Malus domestica chromosome 15, GDT2T_hap1 includes:
- the LOC103400717 gene encoding uncharacterized protein, whose protein sequence is MYANLAKGQAFPLAIRVCSWPKSFHTSKFQSLQIGSRPKPPINLRSIKLTKPTCGFGEKNCGLSQLVRFSTGSYCEIPETGLVTKPRSVSGGFRIRSGTQSWCFVRGRDFSSCSGQGVDGGSGVGRAGKRLPWLPAAKARGAKGLERGTTAKTSASSWEESAKRLEEVSDNGSWGEAAKRLDGDSSESSWGKSGNRLEEETNSKTGRASWDVSRKNYVRKSGPLQYGSREGRTERGTSVKDRQSDYRGRDKRLDEANTAKSYVRKSGTSEQWGRESRTGRGSVVKDRQSDYRGRDRRFEKADTEGDVEEEGDEQEEEMEAVDDPRWDRIQNKFSGMEDVKPGRERPEFRRWNRQEDWGKKTWKEATESSVPRMIGQSVYGVGPVLAALSAGRREFYALYVQEGMDLSNNNRKKKDKKGFERILMMADKIGLNVKDVSKHDLNMATDNRPHQGLVLDASPLEMVKINELDPVSVEEDKGSLWVALDEVTDPQNVGAIIRSAYFFGASGVVLCAKNSAPLSGVVSKASAGSLELMELRYCKNMMQFLTSSAENGWRVLGGSVSAKAIPLNEVAPSVPTILVLGSEGTGLRPLVERSCTDLIRIPGNIPVEITAGGFDDTETVKGNHVCSAEEFRSFLAVESLNVSVAAGVLLHHLTGNNNNEDVHAVNQQTDELD, encoded by the coding sequence ATGTATGCGAATTTAGCAAAAGGCCAAGCATTTCCCTTGGCAATTAGGGTTTGTTCGTGGCCCAAATCGTTTCAcacctcaaagtttcaatctttaCAAATCGGGTCTCGTCCAAAACCCCCAATAAACCTAAGGTCGATCAAACTCACAAAACCAACATGCGGGTTTGGTGAAAAAAATTGTGGGTTGTCACAATTGGTTCGTTTTTCAACCGGTTCGTATTGTGAGATTCCGGAAACTGGGCTTGTTACAAAACCCAGAAGTGTTTCTGGTGGGTTTAGGATTAGAAGTGGTACACAGAGTTGGTGTTTTGTAAGAGGTAGAGATTTTTCGAGTTGCTCGGGTCAGGGAGTTGATGGAGGGAGTGGTGTGGGTAGAGCTGGGAAAAGACTGCCATGGTTGCCGGCAGCAAAGGCTAGGGGAGCAAAAGGGTTGGAGAGAGGAACTACGGCGAAGACATCTGCTTCGTCTTGGGAGGAATCTGCTAAGAGGTTAGAGGAAGTTAGTGATAATGGTTCTTGGGGAGAAGCGGCAAAGAGATTAGATGGAGATAGTAGTGAGTCGTCTTGGGGAAAATCGGGAAATAGGTTAGAGGAAGAAACAAATTCGAAAACTGGCCGTGCTTCTTGGGATGTGTCAAGAAAAAATTACGTTCGGAAAAGTGGTCCATTGCAGTATGGGAGCAGAGAAGGTAGAACTGAAAGGGGAACTTCGGTAAAGGATCGTCAGAGTGATTACCGTGGGAGGGACAAAAGATTGGACGAAGCCAATACAGCAAAAAGTTATGTTAGGAAAAGTGGTACATCGGAGCAATGGGGTAGAGAAAGTAGGACTGGAAGGGGAAGTGTAGTAAAGGATCGTCAGAGTGATTACCGAGGGAGGGACAGAAGATTTGAGAAAGCTGATACAGAAGGAGatgtagaagaagaaggagacgaacaagaagaagaaatggaggCTGTTGATGATCCAAGGTGGGATCGTATTCAAAACAAGTTCAGTGGAATGGAAGATGTAAAACCTGGACGTGAGAGACCTGAGTTTCGAAGGTGGAATAGGCAGGAAGATTGGGGTAAGAAGACATGGAAAGAGGCTACTGAATCGTCCGTGCCTAGGATGATTGGCCAAAGTGTTTATGGCGTTGGTCCAGTTTTGGCTGCTTTGTCAGCTGGAAGAAGAGAATTTTATGCATTGTATGTTCAAGAAGGGATGGATTTGAGCAACAATAATAGGAAGAAGAAGGACAAGAAGGGCTTTGAGAGAATTTTAATGATGGCTGACAAGATTGGGTTAAACGTAAAGGATGTGTCCAAGCATGATCTTAATATGGCTACTGATAATCGACCTCATCAGGGTCTGGTTCTAGATGCTTCTCCGTTGGAGATGGTGAAAATTAACGAATTGGACCCCGTTTCAGTTGAGGAAGATAAGGGCTCTCTTTGGGTTGCTTTGGATGAGGTTACGGATCCTCAGAATGTGGGAGCAATCATCAGGTCCGCTTATTTCTTTGGAGCTTCTGGGGTGGTGTTATGTGCCAAGAATTCAGCTCCACTGAGTGGAGTGGTGAGCAAAGCAAGTGCAGGCTCACTTGAGTTAATGGAGTTGAGATACTGCAAAAATATGATGCAGTTCCTAACATCCTCAGCCGAAAATGGTTGGCGAGTTCTTGGAGGTTCTGTTTCTGCCAAGGCTATACCTTTGAACGAGGTTGCACCTAGTGTACCAACAATTCTTGTTCTGGGAAGTGAGGGCACTGGGTTGAGACCTTTGGTGGAAAGATCTTGCACTGATTTGATTAGAATCCCAGGGAATATTCCCGTGGAAATTACTGCTGGTGGATTTGATGATACTGAAACCGTGAAAGGGAATCATGTGTGCTCAGCTGAAGAGTTTCGATCATTTTTGGCCGTGGAGAGCTTAAATGTCAGCGTTGCAGCTGGTGTGCTGcttcatcacttaacgggaaaCAATAACAATGAGGATGTCCATGCGGTTAATCAGCAGACTGACGAACTTGACTGA
- the LOC103415832 gene encoding mitochondrial import inner membrane translocase subunit TIM17-2-like, protein MGTPETSREPCPDRILDDIGGAFGMGAVGGSAFHFIKGVYNSPSGARFIGGSQAVRMNAPRVGGSFAVWGGLFSAFDCTMVYVRQKEDPWNSIIAGAATGGFLQMRQGLGASARSAAFGGVLLALIEGAGIMLNKFMSQQQQMPVVIEEPANMAGMPGLPPMGRAPGQTGPPEMATSVGSGAEANSSSGSWFGGWFEKGKEPEAKRSGSETKILESFDAPPVPTFEFK, encoded by the coding sequence ATGGGAACTCCAGAAACATCCCGGGAACCGTGCCCCGACCGCATCCTCGACGACATAGGCGGCGCCTTCGGCATGGGCGCTGTCGGCGGTTCCGCCTTCCACTTCATCAAGGGCGTCTACAACTCCCCCTCCGGCGCCCGGTTCATAGGCGGCTCCCAGGCCGTCCGGATGAACGCGCCGCGCGTCGGCGGAAGCTTCGCCGTCTGGGGAGGCCTGTTCTCCGCCTTCGACTGCACCATGGTCTACGTCCGCCAGAAGGAGGACCCCTGGAACTCCATCATCGCCGGCGCCGCCACCGGTGGCTTCCTCCAGATGCGCCAGGGGCTTGGCGCCTCGGCCCGATCGGCTGCCTTCGGTGGCGTTCTCCTGGCGCTGATTGAAGGAGCTGGGATCATGCTTAATAAGTTTATGAGCCAGCAGCAGCAGATGCCGGTTGTGATTGAAGAGCCGGCGAATATGGCCGGTATGCCTGGGCTTCCTCCTATGGGCCGGGCTCCGGGTCAGACTGGCCCACCGGAGATGGCAACGTCCGTCGGCAGCGGCGCTGAGGCGAATTCGAGCTCAGGATCCTGGTTTGGAGGATGGTTCGAAAAGGGGAAGGAGCCTGAGGCTAAGAGAAGTGGAAGTGAGACGAAGATTTTGGAGAGTTTCGATGCACCGCCAGTGCCGACCTTCGAGTTTAAGTGA